The following coding sequences lie in one Panicum virgatum strain AP13 chromosome 6N, P.virgatum_v5, whole genome shotgun sequence genomic window:
- the LOC120680219 gene encoding uncharacterized protein LOC120680219, giving the protein MAVSGARPASAEEEERAAASRSKKRSSILGALREAIRKVRFLLSSGATRWMLLARAAPRRGLSFGSRPPGLLDVEGSIVSPAASSSSSSRTSRSASLGTATTRSLSRASSAAASSPEAASSGGSPASSGGDSDVDRRADLFISNFRRHLEMERQVSLQLRYVRLNSWEDRTP; this is encoded by the coding sequence ATGGCGGTCTCCGGGGCCCGCCCTGcgtcggcggaggaggaggagagggcggcggcgtccagGAGCAAGAAGCGGTCGTCGATCCTCGGGGCCCTCCGGGAGGCGATCAGGAAGGTCCGGTTCCTGCTCTCCTCCGGCGCGACGCGGTGGATGCtgctcgcgcgcgccgcgccgcgccgcggcctcaGCTTCGGCTCGCGCCCGCCGGGGCTGCTCGACGTCGAGGGCAGCATCGTgtcgccggcggcctcctcctcctccagctccaggaCGTCCAGGTCGGCGAGCCTGGGGACGGCGACTACGAGAAGCCTGTCgcgggcgagcagcgccgcAGCGTCTTCGCCGGAGGCCGCGTCCAGCGgcgggtcgccggcgtcgtcggGCGGGGACAGCGACGTCGACCGCCGCGCGGATCTGTTCATCTCCAACTTCCGCaggcacctggagatggagcgGCAAGTCTCGCTGCAGCTGCGGTACGTCAGGCTCAACAGCTGGGAGGACAGGACGCCCTAG
- the LOC120680217 gene encoding uncharacterized protein LOC120680217, whose product MAVPEARARSSKEEEGKEAHRNKKRSSILGSLREAIRKVRFLLSFSATRWMLLTSAGVRGAPPRRGLSFGPRPGLLDLDVEGGVVSPAGSSRTSRSASMGTATTRTLSLGSSEVSPGAPRRTSSSCSGRSPASSAGNDDIDQHAEQFIANFYQQLQMERQVSLQLRYVRGDSLDRTP is encoded by the coding sequence ATGGCGGTCCCGGAGGCGCGTGCGCGTTCgtccaaggaggaggaggggaaggaggcGCACAGGAACAAGAAGCGGTCGTCGATCCTGGGGAGCCTCCGGGAGGCGATCAGGAAGGTCCGGTTCCTGCTCTCCTTCAGCGCGACGCGGTGGATGCTGCTCACCTCCGCTGGTGtccggggcgcgccgccgcgccgcggcctcaGCTTCGGCCCGCGCCCGGGGCTCCTCGACCTCGACGTCGAGGGCGGCGTCGTGTCGCCGGCAGGCAGCTCCCGGACGTCCAGGTCCGCGAGCATGGGGACGGCGACCACGAGGACCCTGTCGCTGGGCAGCAGCGAGGTGTCGCCGGGGGCCCCGAGGAGGACGTCGTCGTCGTGCAGCGGCCGGTCGCCGGCGTCCTCGGCAGGGAACGATGACATCGACCAGCACGCGGAGCAGTTCATCGCTAACTTCTACCAGCAGCTGCAGATGGAGCGGCAGGTGTCGCTGCAGCTGCGATACGTCAGGGGGGACAGCTTGGACAGGACTCCATGA